A genomic stretch from Carassius auratus strain Wakin chromosome 35, ASM336829v1, whole genome shotgun sequence includes:
- the LOC113054251 gene encoding mucin-19-like isoform X2, with protein MDQRWTGLPVIFFLFWRIADGFKYSYPPPPSPSNFKECAFSGTCGTHSNHGWGQPSDAFSPPAVQSSMSEVYVTKNLPIEEVGSSLFPKKTLKIKSKLNPLQFVKGGSSIYRSTSHAQTASSSSVSTTLPLSLNQQTSSSSASSGSTIPGVSGGLSLERYPEMSSQFQPLVVSSQSTNSQSSPSLHMVRPQSSSKSTDDATPLYTRGSVSYRSFSSQSHGSANSQGNSGAKLSANSIPKRVGSGYYSGMLQSLSTSSPYTPGSLMAKKPDSLPLGVSSQSTNVQSSPSLSTSSTQSRSGTRSATSRYFIPVQEDHRSVSLSHKSTGTLGQYAPMSPTKYASAPMSAPQATRNSRSSYRAVSQAGSLSQMGASGPLTSLGGKYYRGLLPQSQATSSQYALGYSKPFSSPHSTGGLAGSVLSSRKQYNSGAPFGASTGLASQGMSSSNTGSVPSQGTTSQFAPGASPYASVSHSLPKTGPSSTGQASGKQLTSTHTGSSSTQAGSSTQFILHRSTAYGASHQPQNIASQSAFKSPSSYTSGSLSSSQADPSSTVPGSQKQHASTYMGSSGNQAGSSSFTLQGSTASGGLAQPQGPASLFSLGSPTSYPGSSLSSTQTGSSTVPDSLKQLTFSFMGSPDTQMGSSTSFILQGSTDSGGQPHQPADAASPSAPGSPSYASLSVSSSQAGPSTTLGSPKQFTSAYQGSSGAQFGASTDVSSQDMSSGYSGSVQSKGKNKFAPVTSLYANVSLSSPEAGPSTVPGSLRQLTFTFMGSPDTQTGSSTPILQGKAAYGGSHQPQAAASQSASGSPSYASLSLSLPQAGLSTTMGSQKPFTSAYQGGSGAQIGASADFASQEMTSSYSGSLQSPGTTNQFAPGSPSSYRDLSFSPQAGPVTFPGFLKQHASSYMGSSGTEAGPSSFTLQGSTASGGLPQPQDIASQFSPGYPSSYPGLSLSLPQAGLSTILGSLKQFAFTFMGSPSTQAGFSSPFSLQGSITYDGSPEPPGTSSQFSPVPHSCPCALSPSQGVASQSTIQGSQKKLASNFAGSSGTQAGSSTPHALQGGTAYGGSSQTQDTSQSGQGPHSSYASVLLSSPKDGPSTNVQGSLKRLASSFVGSSGTHARSSTAILRRSTASGGSSQP; from the exons atggATCAAAGGTGGACAGG CTTGCCAGTAATCTTCTTTTTGTTTTGGAGGATTGCAGATGGATTTAAATACAGCTACCCCCCTCCCCCCAGCCCTAGCAATTTCAAGGAATGTGCATTTAGTGGGACTTGTGGGACACATTCCAATCATGGGTGGGGTCAGCCTTCTGATGCTTTCTCACCTCCTGCAGTCCAGTCTTCTATGTCAGAGGTCTATGTGACTAAGAATTTGCCTATTGAAGAAGTGGGCTCCAGTTTGTTCcctaaaaaaaccctgaaaatcaAGTCTAAGTTGAATCCACTTCAGTTTGTTAAAGGTGGTTCCAGCATCTATCGGTCAACGTCCCATGCCCAAACTGCTTCAAGCAGCTCTGTCTCCACTACCTTGCCTCTGTCCCTGAATCAACAGACTTCAAGCAGTTCGGCATCCTCTGGATCAACCATTCCAGGTGTTTCTGGTGGATTAAGTTTAGAGCGATATCCAGAGATGTCCAGTCAGTTTCAGCCCTTGGTGGTATCCAGCCAGTCTACTAATAGTCAAAGCTCCCCTAGTTTACATATGGTTAGACCTCAGAGTAGTTCAAAGTCAACCGATGATGCTACACCTCTGTACACTCGGGGCAGTGTTTCTTACAGAAGCTTCTCTAGCCAGTCTCATGGCTCCGCCAATTCTCAGGGCAACTCTGGGGCTAAATTGTCTGCAAACTCTATCCCCAAACGAGTAGGGAGTGGCTATTACAGTGGTATGTTGCAGTCTCTCAGTACCTCTAGTCCATATACTCCAGGATCCCTTATGGCTAAAAAGCCTGACTCTTTACCCCTGGGGGTTTCTAGCCAGTCTACAAATGTTCAGAGTTCACCCAGTTTGTCTACATCAAGCACCCAGAGTAGGTCTGGCACTCGGTCTGCAACTTCCAGATACTTTATCCCTGTGCAAGAAGATCATAGATCTGTTAGTTTATCTCACAAGTCTACAGGCACTCTGGGTCAGTATGCTCCCATGTCCCCTACAAAATATGCAAGTGCTCCAATGTCTGCACCCCAAGCTACCAGAAACAGCAGGTCTTCATATAGAGCAGTTTCACAGGCTGGTTCTCTGTCTCAAATGGGAGCTTCTGGTCCACTTACATCACTGGGAGGGAAGTATTACAGGGGGTTGCTTCCACAGTCTCAAGCCACCTCTAGTCAATATGCTCTTGGCTACTCCAAGCCCTTTTCCTCACCCCACAGCACTGGTGGACTAGCTGGAAGTGTCTTGAGTTCCCGTAAGCAATATAACTCTGGGGCTCCGTTTGGGGCATCTACTGGTCTTGCCTCACAGGGAATGAGCAGCTCTAACACTGGTTCTGTCCCGTCTCAAGGTACCACAAGTCAGTTTGCCCCTGGGGCTTCCCCATATGCAAGTGTTTCACACTCCTTACCCAAAACTGGTCCATCTTCTACTGGTCAGGCTTCTGGGAAGCAGCTTACCTCTACTCACACTGGCAGCTCTAGCACCCAGGCAGGATCATCAACTCAATTTATCCTGCATAGAAGCACTGCTTATGGTGCATCACATCAGCCTCAAAATATAGCAAGTCAGTCTGCCTTTAAGTCTCCATCCTCCTATACAAGTGGATCACTGTCCTCATCCCAAGCTGATCCATCTTCTACTGTTCCGGGTTCTCAGAAGCAACATGCCTCTACCTATATGGGCAGCTCTGGCAACCAGGCAGGATCATCCAGCTTCACTCTGCAGGGAAGCACTGCTTCTGGTGGATTAGCTCAGCCTCAAGGTCCTGCTAGCCTGTTTTCCCTTGGGTCTCCAACCTCATATCCAGGTTCATCACTGTCCTCAACCCAAACTGGTTCATCTACGGTTCCGGATTCTCTGAAGCAGCTTACCTTTTCCTTCATGGGCAGTCCAGATACCCAAATGGGGTCCTCAACCTCTTTTATCCTGCAGGGAAGCACTGATTCTGGTGGACAACCTCATCAGCCTGCAGATGCTGCAAGTCCGTCTGCCCCTGGGTCTCCGTCCTATGCAAGTTTATCAGTGTCCTCATCCCAAGCTGGTCCATCTACTACTCTGGGTTCTCCGAAGCAGTTTACCTCTGCCTACCAGGGCAGCTCTGGGGCTCAGTTTGGAGCCTCTACAGATGTTTCCTCACAAGACATGAGCAGTGGTTACAGTGGTTCTGTCCAGTCTAAAGGTAAAAATAAGTTTGCTCCCGTTACTTCCCTATATGCAAATGTTTCACTGTCCTCACCAGAAGCTGGTCCATCTACTGTTCCGGGTTCTCTGAGGCAGCTTACCTTCACCTTCATGGGCAGCCCAGACACCCAGACCGGGTCCTCTACTCCTATCCTGCAGGGAAAAGCCGCTTATGGTGGATCACATCAGCCTCAAGCTGCTGCAAGTCAGTCTGCCTCTGGGTCTCCGTCCTATGCAAGTTTATCACTGTCCTTACCCCAAGCTGGTTTATCTACTACTATGGGTTCTCAGAAGCCGTTTACCTCTGCCTACCAGGGAGGCTCTGGAGCTCAGATTGGGGCCTCAGCAGATTTTGCCTCGCAAGAAATGACCAGCTCTTACAGTGGTTCTCTGCAGTCTCCAGGTACAACCAACCAGTTTGCCCCTGGATCTCCATCCTCCTATCGAGATTTATCATTCTCACCCCAAGCTGGTCCAGTTACATTTCCAGGTTTTCTTAAGCAACATGCCTCTAGCTATATGGGCAGCTCTGGCACCGAGGCAGGACCATCCAGCTTCACTCTTCAGGGAAGCACTGCTTCTGGTGGATTACCTCAGCCTCAAGATATTGCTAGCCAGTTTTCCCCTGGGTATCCATCCTCGTATCCAGGTTTATCACTGTCCTTACCCCAAGCTGGTCTATCTACTATTCTGGGTTCTCTGAAGCAGTTTGCCTTTACCTTCATGGGCAGCCCTAGCACCCAGGCAGGGTTCTCTAGTCCCTTTAGCCTGCAAGGAAGTATCACTTATGATGGATCACCAGAGCCTCCAGGTACTTCTAGTCAATTTTCCCCTGTTCCTCACTCATGTCCATGTGCATTATCCCCATCTCAAGGTGTTGCCAGTCAATCTACTATTCAGGGCTCTCAGAAGAAGCTTGCCTCTAACTTTGCAGGCAGCTCTGGTACCCAGGCAGGGTCCTCTACTCCCCATGCTCTTCAGGGAGGCACAGCTTATGGTGGTTCATCTCAAACTCAAGACACAAGCCAATCTGGCCAGGGACCTCATTCCTCCTATGCAAGTGTATTGCTGTCATCACCCAAAGATGGTCCATCTACTAATGTTCAGGGTTCTCTGAAGCGGCTTGCTTCTTCCTTCGTAGGCAGCTCCGGCACCCATGCAAGGTCCTCTACTGCTATCCTGCGAAGAAGCACTGCTTCTGGTGGATCATCTCAGCCTTAA
- the LOC113054251 gene encoding mucin-19-like isoform X1 gives MDQRWTGLLLPVIFFLFWRIADGFKYSYPPPPSPSNFKECAFSGTCGTHSNHGWGQPSDAFSPPAVQSSMSEVYVTKNLPIEEVGSSLFPKKTLKIKSKLNPLQFVKGGSSIYRSTSHAQTASSSSVSTTLPLSLNQQTSSSSASSGSTIPGVSGGLSLERYPEMSSQFQPLVVSSQSTNSQSSPSLHMVRPQSSSKSTDDATPLYTRGSVSYRSFSSQSHGSANSQGNSGAKLSANSIPKRVGSGYYSGMLQSLSTSSPYTPGSLMAKKPDSLPLGVSSQSTNVQSSPSLSTSSTQSRSGTRSATSRYFIPVQEDHRSVSLSHKSTGTLGQYAPMSPTKYASAPMSAPQATRNSRSSYRAVSQAGSLSQMGASGPLTSLGGKYYRGLLPQSQATSSQYALGYSKPFSSPHSTGGLAGSVLSSRKQYNSGAPFGASTGLASQGMSSSNTGSVPSQGTTSQFAPGASPYASVSHSLPKTGPSSTGQASGKQLTSTHTGSSSTQAGSSTQFILHRSTAYGASHQPQNIASQSAFKSPSSYTSGSLSSSQADPSSTVPGSQKQHASTYMGSSGNQAGSSSFTLQGSTASGGLAQPQGPASLFSLGSPTSYPGSSLSSTQTGSSTVPDSLKQLTFSFMGSPDTQMGSSTSFILQGSTDSGGQPHQPADAASPSAPGSPSYASLSVSSSQAGPSTTLGSPKQFTSAYQGSSGAQFGASTDVSSQDMSSGYSGSVQSKGKNKFAPVTSLYANVSLSSPEAGPSTVPGSLRQLTFTFMGSPDTQTGSSTPILQGKAAYGGSHQPQAAASQSASGSPSYASLSLSLPQAGLSTTMGSQKPFTSAYQGGSGAQIGASADFASQEMTSSYSGSLQSPGTTNQFAPGSPSSYRDLSFSPQAGPVTFPGFLKQHASSYMGSSGTEAGPSSFTLQGSTASGGLPQPQDIASQFSPGYPSSYPGLSLSLPQAGLSTILGSLKQFAFTFMGSPSTQAGFSSPFSLQGSITYDGSPEPPGTSSQFSPVPHSCPCALSPSQGVASQSTIQGSQKKLASNFAGSSGTQAGSSTPHALQGGTAYGGSSQTQDTSQSGQGPHSSYASVLLSSPKDGPSTNVQGSLKRLASSFVGSSGTHARSSTAILRRSTASGGSSQP, from the exons atggATCAAAGGTGGACAGG gttGCTCTTGCCAGTAATCTTCTTTTTGTTTTGGAGGATTGCAGATGGATTTAAATACAGCTACCCCCCTCCCCCCAGCCCTAGCAATTTCAAGGAATGTGCATTTAGTGGGACTTGTGGGACACATTCCAATCATGGGTGGGGTCAGCCTTCTGATGCTTTCTCACCTCCTGCAGTCCAGTCTTCTATGTCAGAGGTCTATGTGACTAAGAATTTGCCTATTGAAGAAGTGGGCTCCAGTTTGTTCcctaaaaaaaccctgaaaatcaAGTCTAAGTTGAATCCACTTCAGTTTGTTAAAGGTGGTTCCAGCATCTATCGGTCAACGTCCCATGCCCAAACTGCTTCAAGCAGCTCTGTCTCCACTACCTTGCCTCTGTCCCTGAATCAACAGACTTCAAGCAGTTCGGCATCCTCTGGATCAACCATTCCAGGTGTTTCTGGTGGATTAAGTTTAGAGCGATATCCAGAGATGTCCAGTCAGTTTCAGCCCTTGGTGGTATCCAGCCAGTCTACTAATAGTCAAAGCTCCCCTAGTTTACATATGGTTAGACCTCAGAGTAGTTCAAAGTCAACCGATGATGCTACACCTCTGTACACTCGGGGCAGTGTTTCTTACAGAAGCTTCTCTAGCCAGTCTCATGGCTCCGCCAATTCTCAGGGCAACTCTGGGGCTAAATTGTCTGCAAACTCTATCCCCAAACGAGTAGGGAGTGGCTATTACAGTGGTATGTTGCAGTCTCTCAGTACCTCTAGTCCATATACTCCAGGATCCCTTATGGCTAAAAAGCCTGACTCTTTACCCCTGGGGGTTTCTAGCCAGTCTACAAATGTTCAGAGTTCACCCAGTTTGTCTACATCAAGCACCCAGAGTAGGTCTGGCACTCGGTCTGCAACTTCCAGATACTTTATCCCTGTGCAAGAAGATCATAGATCTGTTAGTTTATCTCACAAGTCTACAGGCACTCTGGGTCAGTATGCTCCCATGTCCCCTACAAAATATGCAAGTGCTCCAATGTCTGCACCCCAAGCTACCAGAAACAGCAGGTCTTCATATAGAGCAGTTTCACAGGCTGGTTCTCTGTCTCAAATGGGAGCTTCTGGTCCACTTACATCACTGGGAGGGAAGTATTACAGGGGGTTGCTTCCACAGTCTCAAGCCACCTCTAGTCAATATGCTCTTGGCTACTCCAAGCCCTTTTCCTCACCCCACAGCACTGGTGGACTAGCTGGAAGTGTCTTGAGTTCCCGTAAGCAATATAACTCTGGGGCTCCGTTTGGGGCATCTACTGGTCTTGCCTCACAGGGAATGAGCAGCTCTAACACTGGTTCTGTCCCGTCTCAAGGTACCACAAGTCAGTTTGCCCCTGGGGCTTCCCCATATGCAAGTGTTTCACACTCCTTACCCAAAACTGGTCCATCTTCTACTGGTCAGGCTTCTGGGAAGCAGCTTACCTCTACTCACACTGGCAGCTCTAGCACCCAGGCAGGATCATCAACTCAATTTATCCTGCATAGAAGCACTGCTTATGGTGCATCACATCAGCCTCAAAATATAGCAAGTCAGTCTGCCTTTAAGTCTCCATCCTCCTATACAAGTGGATCACTGTCCTCATCCCAAGCTGATCCATCTTCTACTGTTCCGGGTTCTCAGAAGCAACATGCCTCTACCTATATGGGCAGCTCTGGCAACCAGGCAGGATCATCCAGCTTCACTCTGCAGGGAAGCACTGCTTCTGGTGGATTAGCTCAGCCTCAAGGTCCTGCTAGCCTGTTTTCCCTTGGGTCTCCAACCTCATATCCAGGTTCATCACTGTCCTCAACCCAAACTGGTTCATCTACGGTTCCGGATTCTCTGAAGCAGCTTACCTTTTCCTTCATGGGCAGTCCAGATACCCAAATGGGGTCCTCAACCTCTTTTATCCTGCAGGGAAGCACTGATTCTGGTGGACAACCTCATCAGCCTGCAGATGCTGCAAGTCCGTCTGCCCCTGGGTCTCCGTCCTATGCAAGTTTATCAGTGTCCTCATCCCAAGCTGGTCCATCTACTACTCTGGGTTCTCCGAAGCAGTTTACCTCTGCCTACCAGGGCAGCTCTGGGGCTCAGTTTGGAGCCTCTACAGATGTTTCCTCACAAGACATGAGCAGTGGTTACAGTGGTTCTGTCCAGTCTAAAGGTAAAAATAAGTTTGCTCCCGTTACTTCCCTATATGCAAATGTTTCACTGTCCTCACCAGAAGCTGGTCCATCTACTGTTCCGGGTTCTCTGAGGCAGCTTACCTTCACCTTCATGGGCAGCCCAGACACCCAGACCGGGTCCTCTACTCCTATCCTGCAGGGAAAAGCCGCTTATGGTGGATCACATCAGCCTCAAGCTGCTGCAAGTCAGTCTGCCTCTGGGTCTCCGTCCTATGCAAGTTTATCACTGTCCTTACCCCAAGCTGGTTTATCTACTACTATGGGTTCTCAGAAGCCGTTTACCTCTGCCTACCAGGGAGGCTCTGGAGCTCAGATTGGGGCCTCAGCAGATTTTGCCTCGCAAGAAATGACCAGCTCTTACAGTGGTTCTCTGCAGTCTCCAGGTACAACCAACCAGTTTGCCCCTGGATCTCCATCCTCCTATCGAGATTTATCATTCTCACCCCAAGCTGGTCCAGTTACATTTCCAGGTTTTCTTAAGCAACATGCCTCTAGCTATATGGGCAGCTCTGGCACCGAGGCAGGACCATCCAGCTTCACTCTTCAGGGAAGCACTGCTTCTGGTGGATTACCTCAGCCTCAAGATATTGCTAGCCAGTTTTCCCCTGGGTATCCATCCTCGTATCCAGGTTTATCACTGTCCTTACCCCAAGCTGGTCTATCTACTATTCTGGGTTCTCTGAAGCAGTTTGCCTTTACCTTCATGGGCAGCCCTAGCACCCAGGCAGGGTTCTCTAGTCCCTTTAGCCTGCAAGGAAGTATCACTTATGATGGATCACCAGAGCCTCCAGGTACTTCTAGTCAATTTTCCCCTGTTCCTCACTCATGTCCATGTGCATTATCCCCATCTCAAGGTGTTGCCAGTCAATCTACTATTCAGGGCTCTCAGAAGAAGCTTGCCTCTAACTTTGCAGGCAGCTCTGGTACCCAGGCAGGGTCCTCTACTCCCCATGCTCTTCAGGGAGGCACAGCTTATGGTGGTTCATCTCAAACTCAAGACACAAGCCAATCTGGCCAGGGACCTCATTCCTCCTATGCAAGTGTATTGCTGTCATCACCCAAAGATGGTCCATCTACTAATGTTCAGGGTTCTCTGAAGCGGCTTGCTTCTTCCTTCGTAGGCAGCTCCGGCACCCATGCAAGGTCCTCTACTGCTATCCTGCGAAGAAGCACTGCTTCTGGTGGATCATCTCAGCCTTAA
- the LOC113054251 gene encoding mucin-19-like isoform X3, which yields MDQRWTGLLLPVIFFLFWRIADGFKYSYPPPPSPSNFKECAFSGTCGTHSNHGWGQPSDAFSPPAVQSSMSEVYVTKNLPIEEVGSSLFPKKTLKIKSKLNPLQFVKGGSSIYRSTSHAQTASSSSVSTTLPLSLNQQTSSSSASSGSTIPGVSGGLSLERYPEMSSQFQPLVVSSQSTNSQSSPSLHMVRPQSSSKSTDDATPLYTRGSVSYRSFSSQSHGSANSQGNSGAKLSANSIPKRVGSGYYSGMLQSLSTSSPYTPGSLMAKKPDSLPLGVSSQSTNVQSSPSLSTSSTQSRSGTRSATSRYFIPVQEDHRSVSLSHKSTGTLGQYAPMSPTKYASAPMSAPQATRNSRSSYRAVSQAGSLSQMGASGPLTSLGGKYYRGLLPQSQATSSQYALGYSKPFSSPHSTGGLAGSVLSSRKQYNSGAPFGASTGLASQGMSSSNTGSVPSQGTTSQFAPGASPYASVSHSLPKTGPSSTGQASGKQLTSTHTGSSSTQAGSSTQFILHRSTAYGASHQPQNIASQSAFKSPSSYTSGSLSSSQADPSSTVPGSQKQHASTYMGSSGNQAGSSSFTLQGSTASGGLAQPQGPASLFSLGSPTSYPGSSLSSTQTGSSTVPDSLKQLTFSFMGSPDTQMGSSTSFILQGSTDSGGQPHQPADAASPSAPGSPSYASLSVSSSQAGPSTTLGSPKQFTSAYQGSSGAQFGASTDVSSQDMSSGYSGSVQSKEAGPSTVPGSLRQLTFTFMGSPDTQTGSSTPILQGKAAYGGSHQPQAAASQSASGSPSYASLSLSLPQAGLSTTMGSQKPFTSAYQGGSGAQIGASADFASQEMTSSYSGSLQSPGTTNQFAPGSPSSYRDLSFSPQAGPVTFPGFLKQHASSYMGSSGTEAGPSSFTLQGSTASGGLPQPQDIASQFSPGYPSSYPGLSLSLPQAGLSTILGSLKQFAFTFMGSPSTQAGFSSPFSLQGSITYDGSPEPPGTSSQFSPVPHSCPCALSPSQGVASQSTIQGSQKKLASNFAGSSGTQAGSSTPHALQGGTAYGGSSQTQDTSQSGQGPHSSYASVLLSSPKDGPSTNVQGSLKRLASSFVGSSGTHARSSTAILRRSTASGGSSQP from the exons atggATCAAAGGTGGACAGG gttGCTCTTGCCAGTAATCTTCTTTTTGTTTTGGAGGATTGCAGATGGATTTAAATACAGCTACCCCCCTCCCCCCAGCCCTAGCAATTTCAAGGAATGTGCATTTAGTGGGACTTGTGGGACACATTCCAATCATGGGTGGGGTCAGCCTTCTGATGCTTTCTCACCTCCTGCAGTCCAGTCTTCTATGTCAGAGGTCTATGTGACTAAGAATTTGCCTATTGAAGAAGTGGGCTCCAGTTTGTTCcctaaaaaaaccctgaaaatcaAGTCTAAGTTGAATCCACTTCAGTTTGTTAAAGGTGGTTCCAGCATCTATCGGTCAACGTCCCATGCCCAAACTGCTTCAAGCAGCTCTGTCTCCACTACCTTGCCTCTGTCCCTGAATCAACAGACTTCAAGCAGTTCGGCATCCTCTGGATCAACCATTCCAGGTGTTTCTGGTGGATTAAGTTTAGAGCGATATCCAGAGATGTCCAGTCAGTTTCAGCCCTTGGTGGTATCCAGCCAGTCTACTAATAGTCAAAGCTCCCCTAGTTTACATATGGTTAGACCTCAGAGTAGTTCAAAGTCAACCGATGATGCTACACCTCTGTACACTCGGGGCAGTGTTTCTTACAGAAGCTTCTCTAGCCAGTCTCATGGCTCCGCCAATTCTCAGGGCAACTCTGGGGCTAAATTGTCTGCAAACTCTATCCCCAAACGAGTAGGGAGTGGCTATTACAGTGGTATGTTGCAGTCTCTCAGTACCTCTAGTCCATATACTCCAGGATCCCTTATGGCTAAAAAGCCTGACTCTTTACCCCTGGGGGTTTCTAGCCAGTCTACAAATGTTCAGAGTTCACCCAGTTTGTCTACATCAAGCACCCAGAGTAGGTCTGGCACTCGGTCTGCAACTTCCAGATACTTTATCCCTGTGCAAGAAGATCATAGATCTGTTAGTTTATCTCACAAGTCTACAGGCACTCTGGGTCAGTATGCTCCCATGTCCCCTACAAAATATGCAAGTGCTCCAATGTCTGCACCCCAAGCTACCAGAAACAGCAGGTCTTCATATAGAGCAGTTTCACAGGCTGGTTCTCTGTCTCAAATGGGAGCTTCTGGTCCACTTACATCACTGGGAGGGAAGTATTACAGGGGGTTGCTTCCACAGTCTCAAGCCACCTCTAGTCAATATGCTCTTGGCTACTCCAAGCCCTTTTCCTCACCCCACAGCACTGGTGGACTAGCTGGAAGTGTCTTGAGTTCCCGTAAGCAATATAACTCTGGGGCTCCGTTTGGGGCATCTACTGGTCTTGCCTCACAGGGAATGAGCAGCTCTAACACTGGTTCTGTCCCGTCTCAAGGTACCACAAGTCAGTTTGCCCCTGGGGCTTCCCCATATGCAAGTGTTTCACACTCCTTACCCAAAACTGGTCCATCTTCTACTGGTCAGGCTTCTGGGAAGCAGCTTACCTCTACTCACACTGGCAGCTCTAGCACCCAGGCAGGATCATCAACTCAATTTATCCTGCATAGAAGCACTGCTTATGGTGCATCACATCAGCCTCAAAATATAGCAAGTCAGTCTGCCTTTAAGTCTCCATCCTCCTATACAAGTGGATCACTGTCCTCATCCCAAGCTGATCCATCTTCTACTGTTCCGGGTTCTCAGAAGCAACATGCCTCTACCTATATGGGCAGCTCTGGCAACCAGGCAGGATCATCCAGCTTCACTCTGCAGGGAAGCACTGCTTCTGGTGGATTAGCTCAGCCTCAAGGTCCTGCTAGCCTGTTTTCCCTTGGGTCTCCAACCTCATATCCAGGTTCATCACTGTCCTCAACCCAAACTGGTTCATCTACGGTTCCGGATTCTCTGAAGCAGCTTACCTTTTCCTTCATGGGCAGTCCAGATACCCAAATGGGGTCCTCAACCTCTTTTATCCTGCAGGGAAGCACTGATTCTGGTGGACAACCTCATCAGCCTGCAGATGCTGCAAGTCCGTCTGCCCCTGGGTCTCCGTCCTATGCAAGTTTATCAGTGTCCTCATCCCAAGCTGGTCCATCTACTACTCTGGGTTCTCCGAAGCAGTTTACCTCTGCCTACCAGGGCAGCTCTGGGGCTCAGTTTGGAGCCTCTACAGATGTTTCCTCACAAGACATGAGCAGTGGTTACAGTGGTTCTGTCCAGTCTAAAG AAGCTGGTCCATCTACTGTTCCGGGTTCTCTGAGGCAGCTTACCTTCACCTTCATGGGCAGCCCAGACACCCAGACCGGGTCCTCTACTCCTATCCTGCAGGGAAAAGCCGCTTATGGTGGATCACATCAGCCTCAAGCTGCTGCAAGTCAGTCTGCCTCTGGGTCTCCGTCCTATGCAAGTTTATCACTGTCCTTACCCCAAGCTGGTTTATCTACTACTATGGGTTCTCAGAAGCCGTTTACCTCTGCCTACCAGGGAGGCTCTGGAGCTCAGATTGGGGCCTCAGCAGATTTTGCCTCGCAAGAAATGACCAGCTCTTACAGTGGTTCTCTGCAGTCTCCAGGTACAACCAACCAGTTTGCCCCTGGATCTCCATCCTCCTATCGAGATTTATCATTCTCACCCCAAGCTGGTCCAGTTACATTTCCAGGTTTTCTTAAGCAACATGCCTCTAGCTATATGGGCAGCTCTGGCACCGAGGCAGGACCATCCAGCTTCACTCTTCAGGGAAGCACTGCTTCTGGTGGATTACCTCAGCCTCAAGATATTGCTAGCCAGTTTTCCCCTGGGTATCCATCCTCGTATCCAGGTTTATCACTGTCCTTACCCCAAGCTGGTCTATCTACTATTCTGGGTTCTCTGAAGCAGTTTGCCTTTACCTTCATGGGCAGCCCTAGCACCCAGGCAGGGTTCTCTAGTCCCTTTAGCCTGCAAGGAAGTATCACTTATGATGGATCACCAGAGCCTCCAGGTACTTCTAGTCAATTTTCCCCTGTTCCTCACTCATGTCCATGTGCATTATCCCCATCTCAAGGTGTTGCCAGTCAATCTACTATTCAGGGCTCTCAGAAGAAGCTTGCCTCTAACTTTGCAGGCAGCTCTGGTACCCAGGCAGGGTCCTCTACTCCCCATGCTCTTCAGGGAGGCACAGCTTATGGTGGTTCATCTCAAACTCAAGACACAAGCCAATCTGGCCAGGGACCTCATTCCTCCTATGCAAGTGTATTGCTGTCATCACCCAAAGATGGTCCATCTACTAATGTTCAGGGTTCTCTGAAGCGGCTTGCTTCTTCCTTCGTAGGCAGCTCCGGCACCCATGCAAGGTCCTCTACTGCTATCCTGCGAAGAAGCACTGCTTCTGGTGGATCATCTCAGCCTTAA